From the genome of Triticum aestivum cultivar Chinese Spring chromosome 1A, IWGSC CS RefSeq v2.1, whole genome shotgun sequence:
aaaaccacacatgggggcactgcATGTCCTTTCAGAGCTGCTAGGCCTAAAGGCTGAAGTGATGTATCTAATTTACTTTTCTTTGTTCGAGCACAAAAATTGCAGGACTGTTTTTCATGTATCGTATTGGCTATTATAATTCCATGATATGCTATCATTATGGTTCACAATCTTTGCAATATTAGTCTCATGGTTTGATTAAAAATGTCTAATAAAAAGAGAATTTGGGATTTATACAATCTGCTAAGTTGTTCAATGTCAATATAGGGGACAAATTGATGCACTTCCCTTTATGTAGGCACTAGCATAGCTAAATCATAGAGGCATCGCGGGCGCCCTGAGAAGTGGGAACCAAGGCAACATCCTATGCCCCTACTTTCTTTGTAATGGCATGGCATGACTTAATTTTCGAATTGATGCAAGCTCCCCGAGAACCATAGCGACAACAACAGAGGTTCGCTTTTGAAACAAGCATTTCTAATATATATTGCTACCATTTGATCGCATTATGTCCTCTTTTGGTCATCATAGGGCAGCATATTCTAGAAATATGGCAATGTGCTACAGTGGCACTAGAGCGAGACAGAGGAGAACCGAAAGGTGGCGGGTGTTGGGGCGTGCTGGGCGGCGAGCGACAAGTAGGGGGGAATTGGTTGTGGTGAGCGGTGGGAATCGAAAAGTCACGGGGAAAGTGAAATATCTAGCTAGTTAAGGCAGTGCAGTTGGACCATATTTGAAGTGTATTTGTATTATTTTTCGAGATAATATTCATCCGCAGTCTCTGTTCATACGCTATCACCGGTAAGTATTTAGGgcatgtttggttccaataagtcacctgacttaaaaccaatgacttataagtcacgcctgtttggttgtcacctgacttataagtcacctgaccacaTCTTTCCACCTTGTTTTTTATGTAAAGGTGGTGGGACCCACGtaaaagggggtgacttataagttttaacttggggtggagcaacttatgacttataaattgggtctgtttggcaaaataagtcattttttttatttttcgacttataagttggtgacttatttggaaccaaacatgCCCTTACAATTATTGTTTATGGGTACTGTTCACTCAAGGGCACTTTAAAAAAACAAGCATTAGGCCACTGTTTATCGACTCCGCGTCTCAAGGAGGGAAGAGCCATCGCCCAACACCTTAAACTCATAGCAGCAGCCGGAGCTTAGCCACTTTAATTATAGGGTCGTGCTATTCTTCATCCTCTCTCTATTTTGACATTATTGTACTATATTTTTAagtttcgtaaattttgtcttattttatATGTAAAaggagaacgtaagaaaatatatatttgccgtaaaaaatattttatgctacGTAAAATTacgaacgtaaaaacatagtgtaaaacatacataaaatgcgttatttctggtcttataacctatttttttattttcttataccaaattttacgtagtgaatcaatataaATGTAACTATTCGTATTTCAAACGTAATTTGTTTATGAAGCGATAGTGATACTATTTGTATTCCAAATGTAACTATTTGAAATCTCAATATATACAGTGATACTATTCATCACCtaaggtgcagaataagttattcttcacccgaggtaatcttacaatcatttcataattaaattacatttggaatttAAATAATTATATTCCTATtaattcactacgtaaaatttggcataagaaaataaatatataggtcataagacaaaaaAGTTTACAATTTATGTGTACTTTACACTATGTTTTTAGTCTGTAATtatacataacataaaatattttttacgacgattatatattttcttacggtctctttttacgttGGAAATAAGACAGAACTTATGAAACGTAAAATTACGTtatattgatggtaaaatagaggggggtgaaaaATAACTATATATGAACAAGAGATCAAACGTCTTGATTGCTTGGCTCCATATATTGAGATTTCTATCACATGCCAATTTTGAACTTGCTGGTCCGAAGAACGAGTTTCAACGAACTTGCTCTGTCTATATCTTGAGATCCCAGAGGAAGGTGTGACACCAACGACGGAGCTAGTGTAGAGACGTTGGGTTCAAGTGAACCCAATTGTTTTTCTTCGCCACCTACATACAGGTATGTATTTGCTTGACTTGAACATATAGGTATGTATTTNNNNNNNNNNNNNNNNNNNNNNNNNNNNNNNNNNNNNNNNNNNNNNNNNNNNNNNNNNNNNNNNNNNNNNNNNNNNNNNNNNNNNNNNNNNNNNNNNNNNNNNNNNNNNNNNNNNNNNNNNNNNNNNNNNNNNNNNNNNNNNNNNNNNNNNNNNNNNNNNNNNNNNNNNNNNNNNNNNNNNNNNNNNNNNNNNNNNNNNNNNNNNNNNGATTAGATATCTTTTCGGCAAGCTTATATTGGAAATTTATAGCAAACTCTGCCACCGCATACAATAGTTAATTTATACTCAAATCCTTAGCGAACCTATTAGCAAAATTTACTGGCTCTGCCCTTGCGTGACAGCCCCAGCGAAGGAAAATGATGAAATTGTTTTTTTTTCACAGGCAACGAGCTCCACGTCGAAAAGCGAAGCGAGCCGCGTTAGCGCGCCACTCTTCGGATTTTTGGCAAGCAATAAGCACTTAAATAACACAATTCGAGTGTACCAGATTCTTTATCATTTCGAGGAGAGCTTTCCTATTCTAACTATTTCCGAGGATTGAGGAACTTTCTGGCGTAACATACCTGTAATGGGGCAATATGGCGAGTTCCCTTTTTCTTTCCAAATGAATTTATGCTTAGTCTAAAATTGGTAAATACCAAATAATCTTTTTTTCGCCTAGTTGTCTCTATTTCGATTGCATtctatgtcaataggttcatttttGCTTTGTCGATAACTATCTCGCCATTAGTCCCCAGCCTTGGATTAGATATCTTTTCGGCAAGCTTATATTGGAAATTTATAGCAAACTCTGCCACCGCATACAATAGTTAATTTATACTCAAATCCTTAGCGAACCTATTAGCAAAATTTACTGGCTCTGCCCTTGCGTGACAGCCCCAGCGAAGGAAAATGATGAAATTGTTTTTTTTTTCACAGGCAACGAGCTCCACGTCGAAAAGCGAAGCGAGCCGCGTTAGCGCGCCACTCTTCGGATTTTTGGCAAGCAATAAGCACTTAAATAACACAATTCGAGTGTACCAGATTCTTTATCATTTCGAGGAGAGCTTTCCTATTCTAACTATTTCCGAGGATTGAGGAACTTTCTGGCGTAACATACCTGTAATGGGGCAATATGGCGAGTTCCCTTTTTCTTTCCAAATGAATTTATGCTTAGTCTAAAATTGGTAAATACCAAATAATCTTTTTTTCGCCTAGTTGTCTCTATTTCGATTGCATtctatgtcaataggttcatttttGCTTTGTCGATAACTATCTCGCCATTAGTCCCCAGCCTTGGATTAGATATCTTTTCGGCAAGCTTATATTGGAAATTTATAGCAAACTCTGCCACCGCATACAATAGTTAATTTATACTCAAATCCTTAGCGAACCTATTAGCAAAATTTACTGGCTCTGCCCTTGCGTGACAGCCCCAGCGAAGGAAAATGATGAAATTGTTTTTTTTTTCACAGGCAACGAGCTCCACGTCGAAAAGCGAAGCGAGCCGCGTTAGCGCGCCACTCTTCGGATTTTTGGCAAGCAATAAGCACTTAAATAACACAATTCGAGTGTACCAGATTCTTTATCATTTCGAGGAGAGCTTTCCTATTCTAACTATTTCCGAGGATTGAGGAACTTTCTGGCGTAACATACCTGTAATGGGGCAATATGGCGAGTTCCCTTTTTCTTTCCAAATGAATTTATGCTTAGTCTAAAATTGGTAAATACCAAATAATCTTTTTTTTCGCCTAGTTGTCTCTATTTCGATTGCATtctatgtcaataggttcatttttGCTTTGTCGATAACTATCTCGCCATTAGCGATGAATTGGATTTATTAGTAAGGGAATGAATGAAGCGGATCCTTGACAACGCTTTGCTTCGGACGCAGCTACTACTTCAACCACGCCAATCCGAAGCAAAATTCCATCAGCCAAGACCCTGCTGAAAGTGACTACTTCCTCGACATCTCCTTCTATTGGGTCTCCTTCGCCACAACTACTGTTTACATCGCTGAAGTCTACCCTGTCCTTGTCTACCACCGTGAATCTGACCAGGTTCAAGAACATGGAATGCAATGGGATCCAGGCGGCATTGGCTTGTCCCTGGACCAACGCATGGGCCTGGGAGGATGCAAGGGAGAGCATATCTTGTACTCCCAGGCATGGAGTACTCCGGCTGCACCAGCCACATCACAGCCGTTGGTTGGAATATGTAGGTACAGGATAGAGTGTGGACACCCCCATCCTGCGGaatttgcagaaacccccctaCATAAGTACAGAAAAACTGCAACAATCCCCTAATCTAGCTCCAGAAGTTGTGCTGCCCTGGGTTTGGAACATAAATAAAAGGCACATCCTGTGCCTCATTAGCTGATCGTTTCAGGCCGAGGAATTCAACTGATCCGACACACACGCATATACACACAACAACAGCAACGAACAATCGATCTAGTGGATCACGGCAtggcagcttcttcttcttctacctctcgcTCCCCATTTCTGTATCCCGAGTTCGAGCTTGTAATCGATCCTTGCTactctttttttttgaaacggggTCCTTGCTACTTCAATTCGCTGAGATAATCGTAGATCGAGAGTGATGTATTGGGTTGCTGATGCACCTGTCATCTTGTCCCCAAGGAAGCAGGAATGCTGGGGAATATGATGTAGACCAGTCTATCTTAAATCCTAAATGATATGTGACTATTTTGGTTCCTTGGCTCTGGGGCTACCAACACGCAGATAATACTGGAATGCAGTGCAATTACGAGGCACATAGAGGGTAACCGTCTCCAGCTGATAACATGCCCTGTTCTTTGGTGAACCCGAGTGTGCAGTGAAATCGGGTCGAATTGCGCTCAAAGCTATACCAAAGATGCAAGGCTACACATTAAATGTCATATACAAAATGGATGTCATAAGAGGATTCGAGGTTGCCATCTCAATATAATAATTACTTAAATCAAAAGGTACGATGCTAGATTTGTGTTGCTCAAAATTTGAACAAGATGTGGCGCTATGGATCAGTTACCAGCAAGACCATAAAGGACTTGCAAACTGAAACTGAACCTGCAGCTTGGACAGTCTGACCAATCGAACTTATGTGCAAGCAAAACTTGTAGTATAAAGTAAAATCAAACTGCTGAATCAACTACTGTGCAAGCTAAAATGGCATATACAGGAAAAATGTGCAAGCTGCTGAATCAAACATTTGTGCCGTGAAAGCTTTGCGACTGTAGGACCAAACTGGAATGTTAAACTAAGAGCAGAGTAAAAATATTTAGCAGCTGACCTCCAGTGTGAGAATGACAATGCTTAAAAACAGTGTGCCAGACGGAAATTTGTATTCGACGAAAAATGTTAGAATGTCAAAATCCAAACAGTAAAACAtgctaaaaagaaataaaagaaattgAAAGTCAAGTAATGAGAAAACTATGAACGAATTCGCTTTGCTCCTTTCTATGTGCGATAGTGGAATGGATGCATTAAAAGGAAAATAGCTAGAAAACTTTCCAAATTCTGTCACATCAAAACTTATGAAATGGACTGCAAGATAAACTCGCAGCAGTGCATTTCATTTTAGGCACCATGATGACCTACATTCCCTGACAGAAAGCACACAATGGCACAGGGTGCAAATTCACACATAAAAACTGCTGGAGGCAACTTAGTAAAGCGAACAGAAACTGGATAACATCCATACCCACTGTCCATAACCATAGCAGATCTTTACATAAAGTGCTAAGAAAGGGTGTCGCTGAAACTACACATGCAGGTTGATAAACTCACAAGGGGCTCAAAAATTGTCTGGAAATTGCATCCATGTGAATACAAACAACTGCACCACCCGATTAATAGTTCATTCAACTAATGGGCTAACGAAAACGCATACATATAATATTTCTCCAGCACCAAAGGCAACAGCTAGATGAACCTGCAACGCCTTTGCAAGTGCAAGTCTAACATTAACCGTCATTAAGATGATAGACCGTTAACAGGCACACACCTTTATCCCCAACTACCTGACATGTGCCTTACTCTCGCTCAATCTGAATGGTCACATGACTGATGTTGTACTCTGCCTTGATGTACCCAATGACCTTGTCAAGCATTTTATCAGCATCCGCATCCTGCGTGATCGTCACATGGCATGCCAAGAGCACCTTCCCCACTGTGATAGCCCAGATGTGCAGCTCATGGACAGCAATCACACCTTCCATCTTACGGAGACCACTCTCAAGCCTGGTGGCATCAATCTCGCGGGGCGTGCTCTCCATAAGGACCTCAAGTATGTTCCGGATCATCTTGATTGTGGTGAACAGTACAATCACAGAGAAGATGAGGGTGCATATGAGATCAATAATCTTCCATTCGGGCTTGTACCAGATGAGAGCCCCTCCAATCATTACGCCAATGCTCTGGATGGAGTCCCCAATTACGTGCAGATAGGCACTGTGAACATTGATATTGCGACGAGGCTTCTTAGCAGGCTTGGCTCCAGGCTGGGCACTCTCACAATCACCATCATGTTTAAGCAATGGTTGCTCAACATCCTGATGTTGTCCAGTGCTCGAATGAGAGTGATGATTAGTTGTAACGGTAATAGAAGTACCATGGCTGTGCTCATGGTGATGTACATGGCCCTGCTCATGATCTCCATGATGGGAATGGTCATCCTCTGAGTTACCATGATCGTGGTCATGTGAATGTCCATGGCTGTGCCCATGTCCACCGTGCCCATGGTCATGACCAAGCAACACTGCCATTATGATGTTAACAAACAAACCAAAAGCTGATACAGCAAACATGAGGGAGCCCTGTACCTCGCCGCTTTCATTAATGAGCCTCATAATAGCTTCGTAGACAAGTATGCCAGCAAGGAGCCATATAAGCTGAATGGAAACCAATGCCCCAAGAATCTCTATACGGAAAAATCCATATGACTGCTGAGGTGTCGCTTCCCAACCAGCTGCCCATAGGGAGAACAAAGATATGGCAAAGGCTGCAACATCCGAAAGGAGATGGGCAGCATCAGTCAAGATTGCAAGACTGTTTGCTTTGATGCCTCCAACCACTTCAACCGCCATGAATATAACACAAAGGATCACAGCAATTAGGAGCTTCTTCATGGATGCAGACCTCTCCTTTGAATCTTTCGAGGTGTTACTGGCATCAGAAAAGTCGCAAGCAGCACCTCTGCAAACTTTGTTCCCAGCTGCTCCAGAAGCGGATGAGATGTCCATGGTTACTTCAGGAACATGGAGCAGTGTAGAATTATGGCTGTCCATCTAAAAACAACAACTGAGTCAATACACAAGTACAATAATGATTCTAGATCTACTAATACAAGATGCtataataagaagaaaaaaaatcttgtGTGTAGTTCCTACTAAATAGTGCGAAAAATGAAGTGACCACATGTGAAAAAAATACTATCACAAGTAGAAGTGGAAGGTAAAACTTGTGAGAATATTCATAAAATAATAGTCAATAAAGATCACGATCCAAAGGGGATATTTGCAAACATGACAGTCATTAAGATCGAAATCCACAGAGGATAACATATCTACCATATTTTAGCATGCAGTTCATAAAAATGGTACGCCTGGACCACATCCTAATTGATAAATTGGATGTCATCAGCTATGAAAAGGTCAGCGAAGGCAAAGTCAATATTCAGTAGGTTTGCAAAACATGGCAGGAATCTGGAGCCTGCTAGCCAAACAACATATGCCTACGAACTAACAATAGCGATTTCAGATAAGACTATCTTTCCACCTTTATGTGAACAACACGGAGCAGAGTAACCCAAGTGGCCAAAGCTGAGCAGAAAGTGCATTAACCTAAGTTTACAATATGAAACAGAGACGCACAACTTAAACAAAAACACTGACGGTCTGGTCGCAGAAGAAAATCACTGTGCGGGCACTGCACTACTAATTGGTTCTCAGCAGTCCCTATCTTGCAGATTCGATCACACCTAAAAAACCCTGAACGAGAAGTATCACAAGTCACAACAGTAAACCGGCAAGACCACACAAACATCAGCAGTACTAATCTGCAAACAAGCATAAGAACACAGATATCTACCTCGGCCCCCAAACCACAGAAGAATCAAATTGACATCAACCAGATACCCGGCATTCAGTGGCAGAAAAAAAAGATGCCTCTTCTACCCGAATATTCACCAATCTGGCAGTAGACATAGCTAATTCAGAAACGGATATTATCCGGGTCACAAGATGCTGCGCGGAATGACGGAAAAAAGCGAACACAAATTGGAGTTTGGCACCACGGGAGGCTAGGCTAGTAGGGGCAGCTGCGATGGATAAGTACTTGACGCGAAGGAGGCCAACAAACAGAGCCGAAGTGATTGATTAATCCGCCACGGCACGCCGCTCGCTGCCAAGCGAGCACGTCCCCAACGAACTCGGCCTGTCGGCCACCACCTGCAGACCAATGGAATCGCGTCGCAAGGACCCGACGCAGAAACCAACAAGGAAAAATAACATGCGCGGCACGGGCCACGGAGACAGCGACCCGCGATCCAATTCCTCCCATCAGGATGCTAGATAGACTAGCAGTAGCACCCTTCGAATTTTCTTCCCGCAATCCCTGACCCGAACCGCCCCGATCCAACCCCGGCCGCGTCCACAATCACCGGTGACTGAAACCCACAGCAGAAACTGAAAACAAAATCGCCGCAGAGACGCCACGGGGGAACCGAGGCGCGCAGGAGCCGCACGAGACGGGATGGAATCGGTAAATCCTCTCGCCATGGAGGGTCCATTGGTGGGAACGGGGCGGAGCGGAGCGGAGTAGAAAATCAATCCACGGGACAATCCTTAGTTCCGGCGGGGGCAATCAGAGAGGGGGAGAGGCTGGGGGAGGCTCTAACCTGGATGGGGATGGCCGGAGCCTCGGCAGGAGCAGCGGTGCCGCCGCCGCCAGGGAGTTTGGGAGACGcgacgggagggagggagggagggaggcggttCGTGGGGACGGCGAAGTGTGGAGAGGAGAGAGGCGTGAGTCGCGAGGGGATGCGACCGAAAAGGGGGCGAGCGGAAGGGTAGTCCGGTAATTTTGTGCCGAAGAGGCGAAGAGGGATATCCCGCTCGATCCCTAGCTGGATTCTCCCTCACACGCACGGTTTACCGTGTCAATCAACACCCAAAAAAACAGCTTCGTGCAGTATTTTACTTGGCGGTTAAAAAAATTTGCAACGAAACGGGcatgttttcattcaaaacagTGTACGTGACACCGACGCACGTTATGGAGTTTGGCCGCATTAATTAAAACCAAAACTGATTTGGGCTGTAATCCAGTCAATGCTCGGGGAAAACTTGAAATTCGCCAACGCAGCAGCGGCGGAGAAAGGGCAGGTGGGACTACTAGTAGTAGTGGAGGTTCAAAGAAAGCAGCGTcagagatgatgatgatggcgaatCGTGTGTGCGCATTTGGTTCGTCGGGCGACCAGAGCGGCGGGAGGAAGGAAGAGGATCTCGCACGGCTCCGCGCCGCCGGGGTCGGGAACCTTGCGCCCCAACCAACCCCTTTCTTGgcgcagccgcgccgccgccctacgACGTGGACGCGGGGAAAGGGgaggagggggtcgacggtcgacGGGAACGAGGTGGAAGGAGCGAGAACGTCCGCGACGAcagaaaagaagaaggaaacgcACAGTACCATAAACGACGACGGAAAAATCTCTTGAACGGATGTCGGCATCTACGGAACTGGGGAAGGAGAAATGTTGGGTCGATGCTTGGAGCGGGAGATTGGTTGGTTTACCCGTATTTGATCTTGACgccggcggccggccggcgagccccACGAGCGCggagggcggcgggaggtggcGGGCGATCTTCACGCGCGGGCGTCGGCGGGGTTGAGGAGGCGGACTGGTAGGAGGAGGGATGGGTCGGGTGGACGGGTGCCGTGCGGATCTCGTTTTATAAGCCCAGCTGACACGAACGAAACAGGCAAGGGGTTTCTTTACGGCGTGCTGACACAAACCTGGCTAAAACCGCAAGGCAAGGTTCGGAAAGAAAAGTTCGAATAAAAAAAGTTTTGAAACGAAAAGGAGGCAACCCACGCCGCGCAGGGTGGAAATTGTCAGCAGCATCAGCTCTTTCCGGATTTGCGAGCCATGGATGTTTGACTTCAAATCCAGATTTCGTTTGAAATTCAATTTAAATTGTACATCCAACCTTGACTCTATCTGCTTTTCACACTACCCTTGGTGTCGTCGTGGATGTCACGCCATAACATTCCCTCTGATATGGTGGCCGTAAGCGTCGTTGCCTTTTTTTTTTCCTTCCCTTTTTTGAGCAAAAATAGACGTTTTTGATTCTGGTTGTGGTTAACCTCTTCATCCCGACCATCTTAAACATGATACCTTGACTCCAAATGATCACATATGCTGCCAACTTTGACTCGCCACCACCAGGGACCTTTTTTTTTCTTCATCACCCTCCTCCATCTTAACCTTATACTTTAACTCCCTGCTGGGCCGGTCGTTTTACGCCCTTCGAGTCCGGTCTCAGGATGCGCTAATACCAAGGTACTGATTTTCAAAGGTATCGCTGCCAAAGGTACCAATCCTAACAAATCTAGCTTTGCTATTTAAAATCATGCTTAGTTATTAAAGGAATTCCTCCTAACATCGGAAACTCTTTTTTTTTGGTGATCGGTCTTCCTCGTTCATTCCCTCGATTGGTTACTCCTCGGTGACCTTATTATTAGTTGTTTGCTTTTATCCGGGATCACCCTACGGGGTTCGGACATCTTACCCAACTATAACTAGAGTGTGATCACGTTGGGAGCTAATGCCAGTCCCATTTCCTAAAAACAAATATGAGGGGAAACAGTGACATTGATTTACTTTTAGAGGGAAAAGCCATGGAATTGATTACTCCCAACCATTTGTCATGCGCATTTCGCATCGTCGCCATCTTCAACTCACCAGTGTCATAAATGAAGAAGAAGGGAAATAATATTTATGAGAAGATTTGATATTAGTGAATTGTGAGTCTCGCTTTTGTAGAGATGGTATACTACTCGCCACCCTATATAAGAATTTTGTCATGATGTATCTCATTTAA
Proteins encoded in this window:
- the LOC123189725 gene encoding metal tolerance protein 1, translated to MDSHNSTLLHVPEVTMDISSASGAAGNKVCRGAACDFSDASNTSKDSKERSASMKKLLIAVILCVIFMAVEVVGGIKANSLAILTDAAHLLSDVAAFAISLFSLWAAGWEATPQQSYGFFRIEILGALVSIQLIWLLAGILVYEAIMRLINESGEVQGSLMFAVSAFGLFVNIIMAVLLGHDHGHGGHGHSHGHSHDHDHGNSEDDHSHHGDHEQGHVHHHEHSHGTSITVTTNHHSHSSTGQHQDVEQPLLKHDGDCESAQPGAKPAKKPRRNINVHSAYLHVIGDSIQSIGVMIGGALIWYKPEWKIIDLICTLIFSVIVLFTTIKMIRNILEVLMESTPREIDATRLESGLRKMEGVIAVHELHIWAITVGKVLLACHVTITQDADADKMLDKVIGYIKAEYNISHVTIQIERE